Proteins from one Sarcophilus harrisii chromosome 2, mSarHar1.11, whole genome shotgun sequence genomic window:
- the LOC100931172 gene encoding septin-8-like, with product MSDYDLDPFARPDVRCLTLTGHVGFDSLPEQLVNKAMARGFTFNILCVGETGIGKTTLMNTLFHTVFETEEGSHFESCVCLRPRCYELCECNVRLRLTIVDSVGFGDQMHKDSRPIAAYVEAQFERYLEEELKLHRCLYTYRDTRIHACLYFLAPTGHSLKSLDLVTMKMLDRMVNIIPVIAKADTITKSELPRFKSRIMAELDRNGICVYQFPTDDEAVAEMNARMNAQLPFAVVGSTELVRVGEQLVRARRYPWGAVCVDDESHCDFPKLRDMLICVNMEDLRERTHLCHYELYRRCKLEYLGYQCAPAVLNWPPSPGGGASPEPAHDEGPRKELLGELRRKERELRQVLLLRAREKEQEVKEKERELNLRFEELKRLLQEEKRKVEEKRRQLEEDKNAFHHQRAAAEALQAMQAAQAQAMQAMQAQAQAMQPDPESSSSSSVQQFFPKWDKERKK from the coding sequence ATGTCGGACTACGACCTGGATCCCTTTGCCAGGCCGGACGTGCGCTGCCTCACTCTGACCGGCCACGTGGGCTTCGACAGCCTCCCGGAGCAGCTGGTGAACAAGGCGATGGCGCGGGGCTTCACCTTCAACATCCTGTGTGTGGGGGAGACGGGCATCGGCAAGACCACGCTCATGAACACGCTCTTCCACACCGTCTTCGAGACGGAGGAGGGCAGCCACTTCGAGAGCTGCGTGTGCCTGCGGCCGCGCTGCTACGAGCTCTGCGAGTGCAACGTGCGCCTGCGGCTGACCATCGTGGACTCGGTGGGCTTCGGCGACCAGATGCACAAGGACAGCAGGCCCATCGCCGCCTACGTGGAGGCGCAGTTCGAGCGCTACCTGGAGGAGGAGCTGAAGCTGCACCGCTGCCTCTACACCTACCGCGACACGCGCATCCACGCCTGCCTCTACTTCCTGGCGCCCACCGGCCACTCGCTCAAGTCCCTGGACCTGGTGACCATGAAGATGCTGGACAGGATGGTCAACATCATCCCGGTCATCGCCAAGGCCGACACCATCACCAAGAGCGAGCTGCCCCGGTTCAAGAGCAGGATCATGGCCGAGCTGGACAGGAACGGCATCTGCGTCTACCAGTTCCCCACGGACGACGAGGCCGTGGCCGAGATGAACGCGCGCATGAACGCGCAGCTGCCCTTCGCCGTGGTGGGCAGCACGGAGCTGGTGCGCGTGGGCGAGCAGCTGGTGCGGGCCAGGCGCTACCCGTGGGGCGCCGTGTGCGTGGACGACGAGAGCCACTGCGACTTCCCCAAGCTGCGCGACATGCTCATCTGCGTCAACATGGAGGACCTGCGCGAGCGCACGCACCTCTGCCACTACGAGCTCTACCGGCGCTGCAAGCTCGAGTACCTGGGCTACCAGTGCGCCCCGGCCGTGCTCAACTGGCCGCCCTCGCCCGGCGGCGGCGCCTCCCCGGAGCCCGCGCACGACGAGGGGCCCCGCAAGGAGCTCCTGGGGGAGCTGCGCCGCAAGGAGCGCGAGCTGCGCCAGGTGCTGCTGCTGCGCGCCCGCGAGAAGGAGCAGGAGGTGAAGGAGAAGGAGCGGGAGCTCAACCTGCGCTTCGAGGAGCTCAAGCGCCTGCTGCAGGAGGAGAAGCGCAAGGTGGAGGAGAAGCGCCGCCAGCTGGAGGAGGACAAGAACGCCTTCCACCACCAGCGCGCCGCGGCCGAGGCCCTGCAGGCCATGCAGGCGGCGCAGGCGCAGGCCATGCAGGCCATGCAGGCGCAGGCGCAGGCCATGCAGCCCGACCCCGAGTCGTCGTCCTCGTCCTCGGTGCAGCAGTTCTTCCCCAAGTGGGACAAGGAGCGGAAGAAGTGA